Below is a genomic region from Catenuloplanes atrovinosus.
CGCGATGAACAGCGACGCCATGGTCAGGTAGATGGCGGTGCCGTCCAGGTTGAACGAGTACCCGGTCGGGACCGTGATGCCGACCACCGACTTGCTGATGCCCGCGTGCTGCATCTTCGCGATCAGGCGCGGCAGCGCGGACTCCGACGACGAGGTCGACACGATCAGCAGGAACTCGCGGCCCAGGTACTTCAGCAGCGTGAAGATGTTGACCCCGGAGACCAGCTTGAGGATCAGGCCGAGGATCACGAACACGAAGATCGCGCAGGTGACGTAGAAGCCGAGCATGATCTGCGCCAGGCTCCTGAGCGCGTCCATGCCGGTGGCGCCGACGACCGCGGCGATCGCGCCGAACGCGCCGATCGGCGCCAGCCACATGATCATGGCGAGGATCTTGAAGACCAGCCGCTGGATGACCTCGATCGCGCGCAGCACCGGCTCGCCGCGGCTGCCCATCGACTGGACCGCGAAGCCGACCAGCAGCGCCACCAGCAGCGTCTGCAGCACCAGGCCCTCGGTCAGCGACGAGACCAGCGTGTGCGGGATGATGCTGAGCAGGAACTCCGACGTGCTCTGGTGCGGCGCGTTGCCGGCCGCCTTCTGGCCCGCGTCCGCGACCGCGTCGCTGAGCTGGACGCCCTCGCCCGGGTGCACGATGTTGCCGACCACCAGGCCGATCGCCAGCGCCACCGTGGACATGGTGAGGAAGTAGCCGAGCGCCAGGCCGCCGACCCGGCCCACCCGCGCCGCCTGCCGGATCGAGCCGATGCCGAGCACGATGGTGCAGAAGATGACCGGGCCGATCATCATCTTGATCAGGTTGACGAAGCCGGTGCCGAGCGGTGCCAGCGCCTTCGCGGTGTCCGGCCAGATGAAGCCGACCGCGATGCCGAGAAGCACGGCGACGATGACGGCGATATAGAGGAGGTGGGTGCGGCCGCCCCGCCGTACCCGCGCGGTGTTCTCCGTGACGCTCATGCCGCAGACTGTGGCCTGTGTCTCACGGCGAGGCACGGTTGCGTTCATTCTGTTCATCGCGAGGACCCGGAACCGAAACATGCCGATCATCCGTCGATGGAGCATCGCGCGCGAGCTGTTCGTGTTGCAGGTGCTGGTCGTGACGCTGCTGGTCACGGCCGCGACCGTGGGCACGGTCGCGCTCGCGGCGCAGGACGCGCAGCACGCGGCCGTCGAGGAGGTCACGGCCGTGGCCGAGACGATCGCGCGCTCACCCGTCGTGGTCTCGGCGCTGCGCACCGACGACCCCACCACCACGCTCCAGCCGTACGCGGAGAGCGTGCGCGTCGCGACCGGCACCGACTTCATCGTGGTGATGGCGCCGGACCGCACCCGGTACACGCACCCGAACCCCGCGCTGATCCACGGCCCGTTCGTCGGCTCGATCGACGCCGCGCTGCACGGCGGCACCGTGGTGGAGACGTCCACCGGCAGCCTCGGCCCGTCCGTGCGCACGGTCGTGCCGGTCCGCGACGAGCGCGGCGCGATCACCGGCCTGGTCTCGGTCGGCAT
It encodes:
- a CDS encoding cation:dicarboxylate symporter family transporter, giving the protein MSVTENTARVRRGGRTHLLYIAVIVAVLLGIAVGFIWPDTAKALAPLGTGFVNLIKMMIGPVIFCTIVLGIGSIRQAARVGRVGGLALGYFLTMSTVALAIGLVVGNIVHPGEGVQLSDAVADAGQKAAGNAPHQSTSEFLLSIIPHTLVSSLTEGLVLQTLLVALLVGFAVQSMGSRGEPVLRAIEVIQRLVFKILAMIMWLAPIGAFGAIAAVVGATGMDALRSLAQIMLGFYVTCAIFVFVILGLILKLVSGVNIFTLLKYLGREFLLIVSTSSSESALPRLIAKMQHAGISKSVVGITVPTGYSFNLDGTAIYLTMASLFIAAAMGDPLSIGEQISLLLFMIIASKGAAGITGAGLATLAGGLQSHRPELVDGVGLIVGIDRFMSEARALTNFAGNAVATVLVGTWTREIDREKMAAVLSGRDPFDEATMLDEEEEPHTPAPAGAAAAPDGPRA